Part of the Bos taurus isolate L1 Dominette 01449 registration number 42190680 breed Hereford chromosome 1, ARS-UCD2.0, whole genome shotgun sequence genome is shown below.
GGATCAAATCCCAAGAGAGAGATAACTCATTGTTCCCTCCACTTTCGAACTAGTTGACCCAGTTTCTTTTGACATTAAGACAATACCTAAGAACGTTATCCCTGCCCAGTTCTTTGCTTACGTGGACCCTTCTAAACCTTTGCCGCCTCCAAGACTCAGAACTACCGCGAGTCTTTCTAAATCACTCATCTCTTGCAGTGCAACATTAGGCGTGGTCCTCCCTGCCGTTAACCTAATCAAACTGGGATTCCTAAACACAAAGACGTTGTTGGCTTATCTTCCAGCCTGCAAAAACACACTTAAAAAGCTGACAAGCCACACTAACCCATCGTTTTCTCGTCTCACTTCCTCGTTTTTAAAAGAAACCCAATGGACTCCAGACATTAAACAGATGGCTTTAACCCAACTGTAAGACAATTCTAGAAAGACCACTGGACCCGAAGGGAGAGCGCATCGCTGAGTTGGCAAGAAGATCGATATGGCATCGTGCTGTGAGATCCCAGGGGCGTCGGGATCAGGTCCCGACCGCGGCGGCTGCGAAGCACGGCGGACAGCCGAGCAGGGgcacagggaggggagggggcggcgaGAGGTGACAGGAACTACCCGGGCCCCGGGGGCGCGCGGCCTCGCGGAGCCCCGCGCCgcgcgccccccgcccctccccgcacagcctcccccgcccctccccacccgGCTCCCTCAAGTCTCCACGAACGGAAATGGGAGTCACAGCGCCGGGGACCAGCGGAAACAAAACACAGAGGCGGCCGCGGGGGGGCCGCGGTGGGGGAGAAGGCCCCGGAACGAAGCCGGCCCGCGCGGGCCCGCGCTGTCTTCCTCCCCCGCGGCCGCACTCACCCGCTCCGGATTCGGCCCCGTCGCCCCCGCCCGCACTCCAGAGCCGGCTGAGAAGCGCAGCGGCGCGGGCTCCACGTGCAGCGTCTCTCCCGGTAAGACCCGCAGCTCCCGCGACTCGAAGTGGGAGGCCCCTGGGCCCTTCCCGCGAAAACGGCGCAGAGAAACTACAACAaccccccctccacctcccaggcACCCCCGGGTTCGGGACTACAACTCCCAGCAGGTTGCGCGAAACGGACGCCTAAGGCAACGGAGGCTCACGAGGCACAAGGGAGCAGCAACGCCCCAGTTCGCTTTGTTTTACACTGTCACTTTGCACAATCGTATACCTCAACaaccccccccccctcccccgtcAATCAAGGAATAGGACGCTGACTCGGGGCCCGGGGGACTGAACTAGGGGACAGGCCAGTCCAAGGGCGCATGCGTAAACCACACGATTTCCGAGAGGGAAAAAGAGAGCGGGTCAAGTTGGGCGAAGGAAAGATGGCGGAGGCGTCACTAGAGGACCCGGAAGCACTTaccctccacttcctcctcctgttTGGCTTCTGTCTCACCTACAGCCGTCCGGTCGCAGAGTGTCTCCGAGACGCTTCCTGTCCGGTGAGTGTCGACCGTCTGAAACGGCGGCCCATAATGCATTGCGATGGCGGGTAGGCGGGTGGGGGCGGAGCCAGGGCCGGAAGTAGAACGGGGCGGTGGCGGCGGTGGCTGGCGGTTCGGCAGTGAGTGCAAGGTGACTGGGAGGGTAACTGGACTAACGTGGCCTCTTGGGACTTGGGTTTGGGTTTCTTCACGAGGTCTGGGATGCCCTTTTCCCTCTAAGACTTTGGAAAAGAGAGCAGTCTTATATCCCGGGGCGCCTTCACGGCCTGGCCCGGGGTCATTTTCGACCTCGGCGCCTTTCGGCCTTGAAGTTTGCTGTAGATTCAATAAGTAGCCAGAAAATCCCGCTCTGAGGGCCAGCCTGGCTCACAGGGTGGCGCGGGCTGCAGGGAGGCCGGCGCTTCGTGGACTTGCAGCCCGTCTGGGGCAGCCCAAGGTCATGTCCGCGGGGCCGGTCTGCAGCCAGGCTTGCTCATCCCGGACGCGTGGGAGGTGGTTCTGAACTATTTAGGAATAGAACTTGAGAGAAAAAGACAATGGTCATCTTAAAAGTTTGGACGCCACCTAAAGATGTTGGTAGTGCTGAAATTTGGTTAAGCAGCTTTTGTTTTACATCACGgtttcctggaggagagcactAACCTTGGACTGGCCAGTCGTCACTAAACGGGAGAGCCATGCTCCCTCTCAGCACAGGGCCGCTTCTTCTGCTGTTCTTTTCTAGCTGTTGCTTTCCCCAATTTCTTTGCGTATGTCCAATCCCTGTCATAGCTGGCGTGCGTGGCCTCGCATAGTACTTGAATAGAGGGCTTAATCATAGTTGATACTTTATATTACCTAtttggattccctggtggctcagacggtaaaacgtctgcccgcaatgcgggagacccggatttgatccccgggtcgtgaagatctctggaaaaggaaatggcaacccactccagttctcttgcctagaaaattccgtggatggaggagcctggtgggctacagtccatgaggtagtaaagagtaggacacgtcAATACCTATTTGTGTAACGACATGTATGTTTCTCAATAGATATTCaatctttggggaaaaaactgAAACAGAGGAAAAGGAACAAGTTTTGATAGTGAGATTATGTGTTCATTTTTTAGATAAATTGAGTTCGAGAGCAAGATAAGACTTCTGAAAGGATGAGAGATGATGATGTATAGTTTTGGAATTCAGGAAGAAGACCACGCACAATTAGGTGTGATTTGGGGATCATTAATAAACTGTCTTGCATATTGTCTTTACTATCTGTGAAGGAGGCTTAAGAATACTTTGCTCTGTTTCTTAACAGGATTGCTGTAAGGGTACCAGGAGAGAATATGTATGGAAGTACTTGGCAGAATACCTAGGTCTGAACAGATGTTAGGGTGACCCTATTGGAAAGTGTTGTTTGTGTTTATGTTGCCAAAAGGGAAAGTATACACTGAGTtgcacaattttaaaaatgtatctgtgTCCTGTCAGATTCTGTTGTGTAACCTGGGATCAGGTACTTACCTTTAAGCCACAGTTTCTGTATGTGTGAAGTGAGAATGATATTAAGTAGCACCttgggtgttagtcactcagttgtgtccccgactctttgtgactccatagactatagcccacaggctcctctctccatgggattcttcaggcaagaatactggagggggttgccattcccttctccaggggatcttccccacccagggatggaacctgggtctcctgcattgcaggcagattctttacacctgagccaccagggaagtagcaCCTTAAGGTCATTCAAATAGTTTTCTTTCATCCTGTAGGTGAAGGATATTTGGTAGATTGTAGGATTTATTTTGATAGTCTTTTTATGTGCGATTTCATGAACTTCTCGGCACTATTGACGTTTTGAACCAAATTATTTCTTTGTTGTGGGGAGggtgctattgttgttgttgttacaggATTTTGGCAGCCTGCTGGGTTTTACCCACTAGAGGCTAGTAACATTCGCCCTGTCaggacaaccaaaaatgtcttcaaACATTGCCAGGTATTTCCTGTGGGACATCGCCGCGATTAGAGAACTGCAGTGCCACTCTTCAGTCTTCTAGCTTAATGCTTTCCAACTCTCACTAGTAAAGGGCCACATTCCCCCTGGCCCTTGTGGATTCTTTGAAGAATCCAGTAAAAGTGAATTACTGGAAAACGTAGTAGATGAAAGACAAAACATGGAGACACAAAATACGAACTCTTAattgcttcctttgtggctcagctggtaaagactccacctgcagtgcgggagacctgggtttgatccctgggtttggaagatcctggagaagggaaaggctacccactccagtattctggcctggggaattccatggactgtgtagtccatggggccgcaaagagttggacgtgactgagcggctttcactttcactattgaaTTCTGCAGGTATGAATTACTCTGTCAGATTGCTGTAAAAGTTTCTAAATGCTTATTCCCAATTTTGATACTATAGTGGAGCACTAACACTGTACTACTGAGAGTCCTCAGACCACACTTGGAGCAGTAGTGTTAAATTTAACAGTTTGGTGTGACGGTGCTTGTTTAAGTCATTTGGGGAGCTGGGGAATCATGTTAGCGTGTTAGGTTCAGAAGTTTGACCAGGCTATATCGAAGTGTGACTCTATCATTCCAACATGGCTTGGTCAGCCCTTTATTAATCTGGGGCagtttcttctaatttttctatgatctccttattctttttcttttggaattcCTGTTTGCATATAATGAGGTTGTACTGCTTGATTTTCCCTCTCTTGTTGGTGGACTCccttgtgtgttttgtttttttggactcCTTGCTGTTTTTTCTTGCTGGTTCTTTTGGACTCAGATCTGGTTTTTACAGTATTCATGAATGCCTGGAATCCTGCAGCTGTACCAGGCGGAGCAGTTTCTCTCCCTGTGGGCCTGTGAAATGCAAACTGAGGTTGAGGCAGCTGTCTCCAGGCTTCCTGTTCGTATCCCTTTTTGCCTTGTGAGGGAGTcaggggaacctggtaggctaatTTTGGAACCGGTATTACTGTCTCTCTGCTGAGGGTGGGCGTACAAGACTAAAAAGTTCGTGGAGAAGAAACACCCCATCCCTGATTTTGTGCTTTCTTTCTGCATCTGACCTAGTGGAGTGCATGCAGGCCTGAGTGATTCTGAATTCTAGATCCCAGGGCCTTTTACTTGAGCAGCAGAACACTTGCAGTGAGGGGTAGAGAGGGAAAAGGATCTTTGGTCAGGTGACTGTTCTTAGTATTCACTGAGTTCTGTAGCACTTAGTAGAATTGGGTACCCACTGTAACACTTTTACAGGGCTTTTACAATTATGTCAATCTTAATGTATCTTCACATGCTGGTTCTTGTTTCCAATAACAGGATCACCATGATTCTTCAGAGACTCTTCAGGTTGTCCTCTGCTGTTCAGTCTGCAATCTCAGTCTCTTGGAGGAGGAACATTGGTATTACAGCAGTGGCATTTAATAAGGAGCTTGATCCTGTGCAGAAACTCTTCGTGGACAAGATTAGAGAATATAGAACTAAGCGACAGTAAGTGGGTAGATCACGGACCTTGGTGTTAATGTGCATATTCAAACCTTGGTGTTAATGTGCATATTCAAAGTATGTACGTtttgagatggtaaagaattacGTGGCGTTTCAAAGTGTCTAAGACCTTCACTGAGCTGATCCCTGTGGTACAGGTTCATTAGCTGctccaaaagaaaaagatgaggaccttgatatatttttttttaagtcccaaattttatattatgaattCCCAGGGAGGACTGCATTAAATCTAGTGCCATTTTAGATATATCCCCATTGTAATGTCATTTATTATAAACTGGAGTCAATTCATACAGGTATACCATACAAGATCCATACAATTCATACAAGATCCATACCAGGATCTTAGAAATCATTTAGGAACCGTATTTGAGAAAATTAAGCCCCTTGGACAATGATTATCCTAAGGTCATAAAACTAATTATGGGGAAAATATACTCAGAATATTCTCTCAATTTAGTGATCTTGGGACCACTAAATTGATTTGGGGAGAAATGTATAAGcacagcatttttttctttaacattactTCCATAGTTAATATATTTCTGGGACTGTCAAAAGACAGAAGACTCTGAAATGGCATAAAGCAAATCCAGGGAAAACCTAATTACAGAACCGCAAAGTTTTGAAGGTGATTAATGACCTTAGCCATCATCAGATTTAACCCCAAAATCTTTGGGAAAGTGATACAGATTAGTtcagagttttgttttatttagttgTCTACCATATGCAGAGCACTGGACTATTGAGAATGGTGGGCTACAAAGAAAGAAGCCACTTGGCATTTCCATAATATTCTTTAAATCTAAGAGGGTAGAAAGTTTGTAAGCAAGTAAATATAATAGAAGGTAAAATAGATTAAGTGATAAGGTACTGACACATTCAGTGTTTGGGGAACTTCTTGGAAGGAATCCTCTTTTCTAGCTGGTACATTTGAAAGGTGGCATGGAAGAGTAATGTTTCCAAAAGCTTGTGGATCCAAGAACTGGACAATGATCGTCAATCATCAAGTATCCAGTTAGAAGGCTCTGTCTAGAACTGTGCTATATATTTCTGTGGCTGTTATCCACATGTGACTATTCAAATTCTAATTgagtataaataaaaattcaattcctCATTTGCCTTTTAGCCACATTTCTGGTGCTCAATACCAGATATGGCTAGTGGTTACCATGTTAGACAGCACAGACACAGAGTATTCTGTTATCATAGAAAGTTTCTGTTGTACATACTGGTATAGAAGAAAACTGAGTCCGTGACAAGAAACATCATTAACAAGTTCTTAAATTAGAGCTGGCTTAATATTTTTTTGTGGAAATAACAAATAAGATCCTATGCCTTATCATAGGCATAGGTGAAAATACTAGCCTTGATGGAATCTtcacttataattttttttattatattgttcATTGTTAAACGGGGCAGTAACATTATGACAAACAAGAATTTGTGCAAATAGTTAATTAGGTCTAATTGGCCCGTTGCTGGTCTgtgaagtgaaaatcgctcagttgtgtccaactcttctaccctatggactatatagcctgccaggcttgtctgtccatggggattctccaggcaggaatactttagtgggtatcccttctccaggggatcttcccaacccagggatcaaacccaggtctcccacattgccggcagactctaccatctgagccgccagggaagcccagctgatCCATGATGCTGTGTTTATCTTTACAAAGCACAGCtctttaattttgtcattttattgcTTAGCAAACAAAATACAGACTCCCAGACTATACATTCTGGGCCTCCTGTGATCTGGGTCCTGCTAGCTTTTCCATCTAGGCTGCTTAGCATTTCCCACATACAGCCAATGCTTTCCCACCTTCTCATCCTTGCTTTTGAGTCTTAGAATGTCTCAAATTACAGTCTGACCCAAATGCATGGTTTGTCACAAATGCCacctttttaaaatgcaatctGCCTGTTGAGCTTAGCAAAAGTGACCcctcacctccagtagctttttGTTAAACTGACTGCCTCTTGGCATAAATGTTTATAAGtgctactttttctttcttgtaaatgGTAAAACCTCTGAGGATAGGAAGTAATTTGCTTCTTTGATAGGCCGCTCTTACAGACTTAAACCCTTCAGTGGTGTTTGATTTAAAGCACAGTGATAGTAGATAATTGCGTGTTCAcggtgtgccaggcactggcccacgagtggtacatgtacacagtcTCTGAATTCCCTCAGCACCGTCAGGTAGGATTTTGGAGTTGTCGGTGTAGAAACTAGAGTTTAGAGTGCTTCATGCCTTGCTCTAGTTCACACAGTAACTAGATTGTAGAACTGACAATAAAACAAACAGTTATTCACCCCAAGCGCATAGACTTAGCCTTTACACCTTATTGCTGCTCAGACGCTGAGAAATTCTGACTTTTCATAACACTGATACTGACAGACCTTGAATGTTGTTTGAAGTTGCCTCATTTGTGTGAACCCTcatcatatttaaaattgtttgatTTTACATTTACATTCAAATTGAAATACTTGTTACCTTTCAGAAAAGTCTGCTCTTGTCTACGCTCGGAAGATCTGTGAAACTTAATTTTGTTTCTGTAAACTAATGTTTAAAATACACTTTCACTTGGTCATGTACACTACAGGACATCTGGAGGACCTGTTGATGCTGGCCCAGAATATCAGCAAGACCTAGACCGGGAGCTTTTTAAACTTAAGCAAATGTATGGTAAAGCAGACATGAATACGTTCCCTAACTTCACGTTTGAAGGTAAGTCTTTGTAATCACAGGTTCATTGTTGTGGGAGATCATTTTAAGTAGAGAATATTTACATGGGTTGTTTGGAGGATTAAATGACAATTACACGTGAATgtaatttgagcaagctccgggagttggtgctggatagggaagcatggcgtgctgcggtccatggggtcgcaaagagctgggcatgactgagcaactgaactgaacatgtgaaGGTATTAGGACAGTGGCATGTGTGGCAAGCACTGTGGTAAATGCCACTGGAAGAGATCACATAGCATAGAGGTGAAACGGTGGGGACCTAAAATCAAACGCCTGACAGTATCATTATGGGCTCTGGGATTCTGGATAGTTAACTGGTCCTTGTTTCTAATCTGACATTTGGGTAAGATCATACTGTCGTCTTAGTTGTAGTTAAATGACGTAATATATGTAAATTCATAGAACCTGGTTCATTTTAAGTCCTAAATAAATCTTAAGTTATATTTACGTGtagatgtttctttaaaaaattggaagATGGATGAGATAAATATTAAAGTTTTTTAGAAAATATGCTTTATTGCAATATGACTAAGTTTGaacctttctttcctctttttagaCCCCAAGTTCGAAGTTGTCGAGAAACCACAATCCTGAAGAAGTAATGTAAAATTGATCTGGTAATTTGTCCTAGATTAGTTGTACAGCTGGCCACAAGTAACAGAATAAACATTTCATAGCTGTCAAATGTTCTTTTAATTCtgatttcaaataaattatttggtGATGTTAGGTATACAGCTGAGTGTattgaattctgtttttttttcttaatcgattgattttactttatatttatttatttgctgtcccggatcttagttgtggcatgagatcTCTtcgttacagcatgtgggatctagttccctgccagggactgaacccaggccccctgcattgggagcttggagtcttagccactggaccaccagggaagtccccgaatTCTTTGTTTTGAGATCCTCCTATTTGGTTATATGAAAACAGAAGGAGACCTTGGATTAACTGAGTACCATTTGCCCCGAACTTGGCAGATTCTTCTCAGAGTGTTGAGGTGTCCTGTTTATTTTGGAGACTTACTGCTGGAGAGGAGCCACCCTGACTGAACGAAGGAGTGTTCTCAGTGGGGGATGTCACACCTGCTCCCAGAATATGAAGAAACGGTTCAGAAATCATTGATGATAGCTTTTTCAGGGAACTCGGGTGTGACTGTGAATATGTCCAGGGACTgacttttatgttttaatttccatctcctgtcttaaatgtttttattatccCAATAACtcacctctctcctctccccttaaAGTGTAATGGTCACTGTATCTATTACAAGGCTATGCAGATAGATCAAGGAATgctgggggtggaggagaggagggtTCTACAAAGGAATTTCCTTGAAAATAGATTAAAGCTGTATGGTGGTGTTTGCCCAGTGGATGGAATATCAAGTAGATGTGCCAGATAAGTGGGAGAGCAGGTGCATCAAAATTTCAGTAAGTAGACAgttctattttttagttttctttttttttaaaaaggcaactgTGCCTTTTTAAATCTGACACTCTCTCGTGTCAATAAATACGTCTCTTTAGTAAAACTTTAGAGATTGTTGTAAGTGAAGTCGAAAAAAAGTCTTACTAGGTTATCTCACTTCGAAAGGAATAGATTTTTACTATGGCATACCGTATTAGCTGAAATCTAAACCTggtgaaagtgtgttagttgcacagtcgtgtctgactctctgaccccatggactatagccagccaggctcctccatccatggaattctccaggtaagaatactggagtgagtagccattctcttctccaggggatcttcctcacccagggatcaaacgtgggtcctcctgcattgcaggtgggttcttcaccgtCTAGGCCACCAGGAGAGCCCCGGTGCTCTTAAAAGGACAAATTTGAGTTGAGGAAAGGTATGGGAACCAGAAATGGACATGTGCCTGCCTGTTACGTGTCTGTCTAGTGCTACTGTTAACCAAAGAGGGCTTCTGTTGTAGGCAGTTTTCACTTAACTCCATTTAGTGTAGGATTTTCTGCCTCTGACTGTTGCTACCCTTGGTGTGGCAGCATAGTGCTGACTCTGGTTAGATGCTTAATGTATGAGTTCTTGGAGCGCTATGTGGGCTAGAAGCTTTCGTCATGCAGATTACCTTAAATGGGAGGTCCACTCCAACCCGTCTCTTCCAGACTCCCCTCCACTCCCACTTCAGCCATACAGTCCACAGTCTCTTGTTTCAGATGTTTGCTTTCAGTGTTTGACAGGAAGGCTCAAGACCATCTACTTTCCAAGCTGCCTACTTGACCACCAAAAACAGATCCTTACTTTGAGACACAGTGGGAAGACAGGTACCTCACCATTTCCTCTGCTCTATTCCTTGATACCTTTTCCCTTTGCTCAAATAGCTATTTGGCAGGTGCCTTCAATTGTTGCAGTTTTGGTtctctttaaaattctctttacTTGCCTTGGAGTGAGTTAAGGAATAGAACTCACAGCTTTGACAAAGACAATTTGGACAATTCATTCTCtgtctcaggcttcccttgtggctcagatggtaaggaatccgtcCTATATAACTGTATTAAATGGAGATCAAGAAGTGCCATAAGAAAACCAATCAAAGGCTATGGAaattcagagaagaaagaaacttCTTCCAGCAAGGAGAGTTTTCACAGAGAAGGTGGAATTTGAACTGAGTCCTGAAGAGTAACTAGAATTTACATACCTTGTGGTTAGGAGAATCAGCAGCTCTCCAAGTCAAGGAGAAACAAAGGGTTGTTAAGGTAAAACGACCTTAATTCAGTTTAATGGGTACGTAAGGCAACTAAAGAGGAACGGTGGAGGGTGTAACTGAACAGGGAGGGGTGATGATACGACAACGTGGGTGGGGGTGGATTGGGGGACCTCTGAATTTCAATTGGTGACCAActgatggctcagaccatgaagaATCTGattgcaactcaggagacctgggtctgatccctgggtcaggaagatcccctggagaaggacatggcaacccactgcagtattcttgtctggaaaatttcagaCAAGAAATTTTGGGCTATAATGGTGGgctataagtccatggggtcaaaaaaagtgGGACATAACAGTGATTTAACAGTTGGAATTTCAGGCTAAGATGATTAGACCTTGGTCAGACTAAGTAAAGGAAAAGAGTGAAAGCTTTTAGTAATGGGATGGGTCAAAAGCGAGAAGGGAGTTGACAGTGTTCAAGGGAGTAATCCGAGGGTA
Proteins encoded:
- the ATP5PF gene encoding ATP synthase-coupling factor 6, mitochondrial codes for the protein MILQRLFRLSSAVQSAISVSWRRNIGITAVAFNKELDPVQKLFVDKIREYRTKRQTSGGPVDAGPEYQQDLDRELFKLKQMYGKADMNTFPNFTFEDPKFEVVEKPQS